A single window of Polyangiaceae bacterium DNA harbors:
- a CDS encoding DMT family transporter, with product MGATKARQGLWMALGSVMLMAGWYPAMKVLMGRISPIQAATIEAVGMTVAAAVWSRFRGRAITLKDTRQWAAFSLLNAAALALLYLSLAQLSPIVVSLVGRSYVVVCAILGVFVLHERLSVRDWSLIIISTGSTVIFIQGDAERVSPWGVVLSMGYVVCFAFANLLAKRFASGATPSTTLFWSRVLAAIVLPVLGLALEGRAFLSLDVGAAVWVLGCSLVTMFAGLWLYYRALSAASFTLVNVLRALGPIFVFFYSLPLMTHWPSIGQIIAGIVCIVSIAVLSLFPQRIAKRTAHSRELSATEIGKT from the coding sequence ATGGGTGCAACGAAGGCGCGTCAGGGATTGTGGATGGCGCTCGGGTCCGTCATGCTCATGGCGGGCTGGTATCCGGCGATGAAGGTCCTCATGGGACGCATCTCGCCCATTCAAGCCGCAACCATCGAAGCTGTTGGAATGACTGTGGCCGCGGCCGTATGGAGCAGATTTCGAGGACGTGCTATTACGCTGAAGGATACTCGGCAATGGGCTGCCTTTTCTCTTCTGAATGCAGCCGCGCTCGCACTTTTGTATCTGAGTTTGGCGCAATTGAGTCCGATTGTTGTGTCGCTGGTGGGGCGCTCGTACGTTGTCGTTTGCGCCATTCTTGGCGTTTTCGTTCTGCATGAACGACTTTCGGTGCGAGACTGGTCCCTGATTATTATTTCGACAGGCAGTACGGTGATATTCATTCAAGGCGACGCCGAACGGGTATCGCCATGGGGCGTCGTCCTTTCAATGGGTTATGTCGTTTGCTTTGCATTTGCGAATTTGCTGGCAAAACGCTTCGCTTCCGGTGCTACACCAAGCACGACGTTATTCTGGTCGCGGGTGCTTGCTGCCATCGTGCTGCCCGTCTTGGGGCTAGCCCTCGAAGGACGGGCTTTCTTGTCATTGGATGTCGGGGCGGCGGTGTGGGTGCTCGGCTGTTCCCTCGTGACGATGTTTGCTGGTCTTTGGTTGTATTATCGTGCCCTTAGTGCCGCATCGTTCACACTCGTCAATGTTTTGCGAGCGCTTGGGCCGATCTTCGTATTCTTTTATTCGCTGCCACTGATGACTCACTGGCCGTCGATAGGTCAAATCATTGCCGGTATCGTTTGCATCGTCAGTATTGCAGTCCTGTCACTTTTTCCGCAGCGCATTGCTAAACGCACGGCTCATTCTCGTGAGCTTTCCGCAACCGAGATCGGAAAAACATGA